From a region of the Fundulus heteroclitus isolate FHET01 unplaced genomic scaffold, MU-UCD_Fhet_4.1 scaffold_28, whole genome shotgun sequence genome:
- the LOC118559394 gene encoding zinc finger MYM-type protein 1-like, translating into MKSTKKVQENRQYIKTIAEVLLLTATQNIPQRGHEESQESKNKGNFLTILDTIAKHDSFIQQRLEASGNAKYTSHNIQNEMLHTLADMVQKQIIAEVKESEVFSVMADETKDLKKKEQMSLVVRYYYNGAIHESFLCFQAAETLNAEGLSQMIVHCLERHGLDYRNNLVGQGYDGASVMSGKHSGVAARTQSNARFAFYVHCNAHCLNLVLVDATKSVPEVVDFFALLQQLYNFISGSYVHLRWLDVQQKLYPSQQPRELQSLSDTRWVCRYAACRNLRDRLPAVLKLLQDLSLEKHGERSVLARGLLSQIDLQFLGLLVTFCEVLGEAKCLSDMLQSSTLNLARAVDLVQSLKSTFHNYRSDDYFSKLWKEVEELAQQCEIGVQADKKRQRKISSKFLDSLMMSSVGQRNWNEEDFPRALFYQVIDCLISELDRHFSGKNCEIMHGVQSLNPNSATFLNNEPLFAYAQTFESDVCDLRHGVHQTKWLLERRMKRGLDKPASLLEFLVFLEPYNEFFHEPFRLCNIAIVIPVSTASCERSFSALKLIKTHLRTTMMDDWLNHLAIL; encoded by the coding sequence atgaaaagcacaaaaaaggtGCAAGAAAACAGGCAGTACATCAAAACAATTGCAGAAGTACTCCTTTTGACTGCCACCCAAAACATACCCCAAAGAGGTCATGAAGAGTCTCAAGAATCAAAAAACAAGGGTAACTTCTTGACAATACTTGACACAATCGCGAAACATGACAGCTTCATACAGCAAAGGTTAGAGGCATCTGGTAATGCAAAGTACACCAGTCACAACATCCAAAATGAAATGCTTCATACATTAGCTGATATGgttcaaaaacaaataattgcaGAAGTGAAAGAAAGTGAAGTCTTTAGTGTTATGGCTGACGAAAcaaaagatttgaaaaaaaaggaacaaatgtCGTTGGTAGTGCGCTACTACTACAACGGTGCCATACATGAAAGCTTTCTATGCTTCCAAGCAGCTGAGACCCTTAATGCAGAAGGCCTCAGTCAAATGATTGTCCATTGTTTAGAGAGACATGGTCTAGACTACAGAAACAACTTGGTGGGACAAGGTTATGACGGAGCCTCTGTCATGAGTGGCAAGCATTCTGGGGTTGCAGCAAGAACACAGAGCAATGCCAGATTTGCGTTTTACGTGCATTGCAATGCTCATTGCTTAAATTTAGTTCTTGTTGATGCTACAAAATCAGTGCCTGAGGTTGTGGACTTTTTTGCACTTCTGCAGCAGCTATATAACTTTATATCTGGCTCTTATGTGCACCTGAGGTGGCTTGATGTTCAACAGAAACTATATCCATCACAGCAGCCCAGGGAACTACAGTCACTTTCAGACACCAGGTGGGTCTGCAGATATGCAGCATGCCGTAATCTTAGGGACAGACTTCCTGCAGTGCTGAAACTATTGCAAGATCTCTCACTTGAAAAACATGGTGAAAGATCAGTGCTAGCAAGGGGGCTTCTTTCACAAATTGACTTGCAGTTCTTGGGGCTTTTGGTCACTTTCTGTGAAGTACTTGGGGAGGCCAAGTGTCTGTCAGACATGCTCCAGTCCAGCACTCTCAACTTAGCAAGGGCTGTGGATTTAGTACAGTCCCTTAAAAGCACTTTCCACAATTACAGATCTGATGATTATTTTAGCAAACTGTGGAAAGAGGTTGAGGAGCTTGCACAACAGTGTGAAATTGGTGTACAAGCAGACAAGAAAAGGCAACGAAAAATAAGCTCAAAATTCCTGGACTCACTGATGATGAGCTCAGTAGGGCAGAGAAATTGGAATGAAGAGGACTTCCCCAGAGCATTATTTTACCAAGTCATTGATTGTCTAATTAGTGAGCTGGATAGGCATTTTTCTGGCAAAAATTGTGAGATCATGCATGGTGTCCAGTCTCTCAATCCAAATAGTGCAACCTTTCTAAATAATGAGCCTTTGTTTGCCTATGCCCAAACCTTTGAGTCTGATGTATGTGACCTTAGACATGGAGTTCACCAAACAAAGTGGCTACTGGAAAGGAGAATGAAAAGGGGTTTAGACAAACCAGCTTCTCTGCTTGAATTTCTTGTCTTTCTTGAGCCCTACAATGAATTTTTTCACGAGCCATTcaggctctgcaacattgccaTTGTTATACCTGTCAGCACTGCTTCCTGTGAGAGAAGCTTCTCTGCCttaaagctaataaaaacacatctcAGGACAACAATGATGGATGACTGGTTGAATCATCTAGCCATTCTTTGA